One window from the genome of Metabacillus flavus encodes:
- a CDS encoding STAS domain-containing protein, whose protein sequence is MDMNQALREYFRQHASKLTEDWYSTLGNYDPSTVYGSKDPEVIEGVKAQNLEFHIHAPDIFIEEKETFLIRFYEWVHKVARDGAHLKTPNYFVIKEFKRVRKQYITLINAFILEHRDEVSCDLADEWMNKVLEVFDIAILKFVEEAENNSKQQLKAQQEMIYELSSPVISLANKDALLPLVGDIDTARAKIILENTLEQCSQKGIEHLFIDLSGVVIIDTMVAQQIFQLIDTLNLIGVKTTISGIRPEIAMTAMQLGLSFEKTNIRSTLSQAIVSAKKDI, encoded by the coding sequence ATGGATATGAATCAGGCGCTTCGAGAATACTTCCGCCAGCATGCCAGTAAACTGACTGAGGACTGGTACAGCACCCTCGGAAATTATGATCCTTCTACCGTTTATGGTTCTAAAGACCCTGAAGTAATTGAGGGAGTTAAAGCTCAAAATCTAGAATTCCACATCCATGCACCTGATATTTTTATAGAGGAAAAAGAAACATTTTTGATTCGATTCTACGAATGGGTTCATAAAGTGGCAAGAGATGGAGCCCATCTTAAAACTCCTAATTACTTTGTTATTAAAGAGTTTAAAAGAGTCCGCAAACAGTATATAACACTGATTAACGCATTTATTCTTGAGCACCGCGATGAAGTCTCGTGCGACCTGGCTGATGAGTGGATGAACAAAGTGCTGGAAGTCTTTGATATTGCCATTCTAAAATTTGTAGAGGAAGCGGAGAACAATTCTAAGCAGCAGCTGAAAGCACAGCAGGAAATGATCTACGAGCTCAGTTCTCCTGTCATTAGCCTCGCCAACAAGGATGCTCTTTTGCCGCTTGTAGGCGACATTGATACCGCAAGGGCAAAAATCATTCTTGAGAATACACTGGAGCAATGCTCTCAAAAAGGCATTGAACATCTGTTTATCGATTTATCAGGGGTTGTAATTATTGATACAATGGTCGCCCAGCAAATTTTCCAGCTGATTGACACTCTCAATTTAATAGGCGTCAAGACTACAATCTCAGGCATCCGGCCTGAAATTGCCATGACTGCTATGCAGCTTGGTCTTTCTTTTGAGAAAACCAATATCCGCTCGACTTTATCTCAGGCTATCGTTTCAGCAAAAAAGGACATCTAA
- a CDS encoding STAS domain-containing protein: MKGEESELEGLRTEIKALNQKVTDCEQLIKDLSAPIIPSIIPETVLIPFTGRLDADRFELMITKITEYIFSANVNTAVIDFTAISKKEIGEISVFGRYIENLTSTLKLMGVQVLFVGFTPAITQILTESRQAFVKELNTFSSFRTALQYLMKEKGMVFQKINER, encoded by the coding sequence ATGAAAGGTGAAGAAAGCGAATTAGAGGGATTACGAACAGAAATTAAAGCGCTAAACCAAAAGGTGACGGACTGTGAGCAGTTAATAAAGGATTTATCTGCCCCCATTATCCCTTCTATTATACCGGAGACCGTTCTTATTCCTTTTACGGGAAGGCTGGATGCGGATCGTTTCGAGCTGATGATCACGAAGATTACCGAGTACATTTTTTCAGCAAATGTGAATACAGCGGTCATTGATTTCACTGCTATATCCAAGAAGGAGATAGGAGAGATTTCTGTTTTTGGAAGATACATTGAGAATTTGACTTCTACTTTAAAACTCATGGGTGTACAAGTGCTGTTTGTTGGCTTCACCCCTGCTATTACCCAAATCCTTACAGAATCCAGGCAGGCTTTTGTGAAGGAGTTGAACACCTTTTCATCCTTCCGCACAGCTTTGCAATATTTAATGAAGGAAAAAGGCATGGTTTTTCAGAAAATCAATGAACGTTAA
- a CDS encoding methyl-accepting chemotaxis protein — protein sequence MQNVQQIIEADIKKKNLLMYTAFSISLVLALLKSIGTKETETIILFASELILFTVVFFLCQKILKKYILFPYTSAVLVNVFTITGIYVAGGGWTVVIVTFFLAIFAAVHFRRLIFAIGFTLGFVTIILAALHSTKELASIQANVATVILAYGLSGLILSVLIHLNRKQSDHVQQLVLETETKAAEESRQAAKLHDSMKHILESVSVASERIQSNLRAQSDMKAGLNEIASGSYQQTEQISNISQNTSASHEMMMKLSNQMKELLEEAGQTQKITGEGESKVSYFTQDVTEIKVTISDLNRSFQELSEKVKETNSFSNSIKQISEQTNLLALNASIEAARAGEAGKGFSVVAEEIRKLAEMTNKTAESITANLLQVNHDNSLTLKKMEESERKIVKVLGSSEDVGKYFETLKRMIQKMNEDFLHTEVVYSKVVDSSSEVEKSTAELAAIIEESSAGLEEMNASVETLTTDNELISDLMIQTSGKAKEIMNAHQN from the coding sequence ATGCAGAATGTTCAGCAGATAATCGAAGCGGACATCAAAAAGAAAAACTTATTAATGTACACAGCTTTCTCCATATCACTTGTTCTTGCTCTATTAAAATCAATTGGAACGAAAGAAACAGAAACGATAATCCTCTTTGCATCAGAACTTATCCTATTTACCGTTGTTTTCTTCCTATGCCAAAAGATCCTCAAAAAATATATTCTCTTTCCTTATACAAGTGCGGTACTGGTAAACGTGTTTACGATTACGGGTATTTATGTAGCCGGGGGAGGATGGACCGTAGTGATTGTCACCTTCTTTTTGGCGATTTTTGCAGCGGTTCATTTTCGAAGGCTAATTTTCGCGATTGGATTTACACTTGGTTTTGTCACCATTATCCTTGCTGCTCTGCACAGCACAAAAGAATTGGCCTCCATTCAAGCAAACGTCGCAACCGTTATTCTTGCATATGGACTTTCAGGACTGATTTTATCTGTGCTCATCCATTTAAACAGAAAACAGTCGGACCATGTCCAGCAACTTGTTCTTGAAACAGAAACGAAAGCGGCTGAAGAGAGCAGGCAAGCTGCTAAGCTTCACGACAGTATGAAACATATTCTTGAAAGTGTTTCTGTGGCAAGCGAACGCATTCAAAGCAATCTAAGAGCTCAGAGCGATATGAAGGCAGGGCTCAATGAAATTGCTTCTGGAAGCTACCAGCAGACGGAGCAAATTTCAAATATTTCTCAAAACACCTCAGCCTCCCATGAAATGATGATGAAGCTGAGTAATCAAATGAAAGAGCTTTTAGAGGAAGCCGGACAAACGCAGAAAATAACTGGTGAAGGAGAAAGCAAGGTTTCCTATTTTACTCAGGATGTTACGGAGATTAAAGTGACGATTTCGGACCTTAACCGGTCGTTTCAAGAGCTGAGTGAAAAAGTAAAAGAAACCAATTCTTTCTCAAACAGCATTAAACAAATTTCTGAACAAACCAACCTTTTGGCATTGAATGCCTCCATTGAAGCTGCACGGGCGGGAGAAGCAGGCAAAGGATTTTCGGTCGTTGCAGAAGAAATCCGGAAGCTTGCTGAAATGACAAATAAAACAGCTGAAAGCATAACGGCCAATTTGCTGCAGGTCAACCATGATAATTCGCTTACCCTGAAAAAAATGGAGGAAAGCGAAAGGAAAATTGTAAAGGTATTGGGCTCATCTGAAGATGTAGGGAAATATTTTGAAACGCTGAAGAGAATGATTCAGAAGATGAATGAAGATTTTCTTCATACAGAAGTAGTGTACAGCAAAGTGGTTGACAGCAGCTCCGAAGTTGAAAAATCAACAGCAGAGCTTGCTGCGATTATTGAAGAATCGAGTGCGGGACTCGAAGAAATGAATGCTTCTGTCGAAACGCTCACCACTGATAATGAATTGATTTCAGATTTAATGATCCAAACCTCCGGCAAAGCGAAAGAAATTATGAATGCGCATCAAAATTAA
- a CDS encoding CBO0543 family protein: MGNHQKELLDKIQSLQLEHTKAWLHYWLNYSSFHTWQFWLNIGFLIVPLVLLYFVIDRNKAFFLGFYGYSTHVWYVYIDAYGASQGYWLFPYKLIPFLPVSFALDVSFAPVSYMLIYQWVLKHKKNYYLYMALYSAFMSFIFKPIMVAAELFQLNRGASYLTLFIGYSSVALIAKWITNIFIHLKKTAGNL, from the coding sequence ATGGGAAATCATCAGAAGGAACTTTTAGATAAAATCCAGTCACTCCAGCTGGAGCATACGAAAGCATGGCTCCACTATTGGCTCAATTATTCATCCTTCCATACTTGGCAGTTTTGGCTGAATATCGGCTTCCTGATCGTCCCGCTCGTACTTCTTTATTTTGTAATAGACAGGAATAAAGCCTTTTTCCTTGGTTTTTACGGATATAGCACACATGTGTGGTATGTCTATATTGATGCGTATGGGGCCAGTCAGGGATATTGGTTATTTCCTTACAAGCTTATCCCGTTTCTCCCTGTGAGTTTTGCGTTGGATGTTTCTTTTGCTCCCGTTTCTTACATGCTCATTTACCAATGGGTTCTGAAACATAAGAAAAACTATTATCTCTATATGGCATTGTACAGTGCCTTCATGTCCTTTATCTTTAAACCAATCATGGTTGCTGCTGAGCTTTTTCAGCTGAATCGCGGAGCAAGCTATTTAACCCTATTTATCGGCTATTCCAGTGTAGCTCTTATTGCAAAGTGGATAACCAATATATTTATTCATTTAAAGAAAACAGCTGGAAATCTTTAA
- a CDS encoding SDR family NAD(P)-dependent oxidoreductase yields the protein MRLKDKVSVVTGGAEGIGRETAIRLAKEGSKVIVSDFNEELGELTVRDIQESGGEARFFKADVTSFEQVEALVEFTVQTFGNIHVMFNNAGIGITKPFLDHSPEDYHKVVNVNQHGVYYGMLAAARKMKDLGTEGVIINNASVFGFVGTLGITGYQAAKGAVVMLTKHGALELAPHGIRVVGVGPAAVNTKIVQGYRDAGLLEYMKQQQLTRKLIEPEEIAAVVAFLATDEARSLNGSVVMADDGFSSFKSDIRP from the coding sequence ATGAGATTAAAGGATAAAGTAAGTGTTGTAACAGGCGGAGCAGAAGGAATCGGCAGAGAAACAGCGATAAGACTTGCAAAAGAGGGCTCAAAAGTAATTGTTTCTGATTTTAATGAAGAACTAGGAGAGCTTACAGTTCGCGATATTCAAGAAAGCGGCGGAGAAGCCCGCTTTTTTAAAGCAGATGTAACAAGCTTTGAACAAGTAGAAGCACTTGTAGAATTCACGGTACAGACGTTCGGGAATATTCATGTCATGTTCAATAATGCGGGAATCGGAATTACAAAACCATTTTTAGATCATTCACCTGAGGATTATCATAAGGTTGTAAATGTGAATCAGCATGGTGTTTATTATGGAATGCTTGCGGCAGCCCGGAAAATGAAGGATCTGGGTACGGAAGGCGTGATTATTAACAATGCTTCTGTGTTCGGATTTGTCGGGACACTCGGAATTACGGGCTACCAAGCTGCAAAAGGTGCGGTTGTTATGCTGACAAAACATGGTGCGCTTGAACTGGCCCCTCATGGAATTCGAGTAGTAGGAGTCGGACCTGCAGCGGTTAATACGAAAATTGTTCAAGGATACAGAGATGCTGGTTTGCTTGAATATATGAAGCAGCAGCAGCTTACTAGAAAGCTGATTGAGCCAGAAGAAATTGCTGCAGTTGTAGCCTTCCTGGCAACAGATGAAGCTCGCTCCCTTAATGGATCTGTCGTAATGGCAGATGATGGATTTTCAAGCTTTAAATCAGATATCAGACCTTAA
- a CDS encoding uroporphyrinogen-III synthase: MKKLINKRIVFAGQRKAEEIKSIIENYGGTYLHRPAQGTVFLNDEQLEKDVRTIISGYFDWIILTTGMGSEALLKKAAEMKAEDSFLAELKKLSIGIRGYKTAKFLAGMHLEPAVRDDDGSNDGLLRELEKHDFSGKKVAIQLHGERAPKLVGFFKAQGAECVEIQPYLHIAPDEETMRSLVEEIIHKDVDAVYFTSKPQGRFLMDFARKYGAAEQVTQAFSDHVVALAIGKVTAQALKEEGIERLVVPDHERMGSAIVELGNYYEEMKG; this comes from the coding sequence ATGAAAAAGCTTATCAATAAAAGAATTGTTTTTGCGGGCCAGAGAAAAGCTGAGGAAATAAAATCGATCATCGAAAATTATGGAGGGACGTATCTTCACCGTCCTGCCCAAGGAACGGTTTTTTTAAACGATGAACAGCTTGAAAAAGACGTCCGGACCATTATAAGCGGTTATTTCGACTGGATCATTTTAACGACAGGGATGGGATCTGAAGCGCTTTTAAAGAAAGCTGCAGAAATGAAGGCAGAAGACTCATTCTTAGCAGAATTAAAAAAGCTTTCAATTGGAATCCGGGGATATAAAACCGCCAAGTTTCTTGCGGGGATGCATCTTGAACCAGCTGTTCGAGATGATGACGGGAGTAACGATGGCTTGCTCAGGGAACTCGAAAAGCATGATTTCAGCGGAAAGAAAGTGGCTATTCAGCTGCATGGAGAGCGGGCTCCGAAACTGGTAGGATTTTTCAAAGCCCAGGGAGCTGAATGTGTGGAAATCCAGCCATACCTTCACATCGCTCCTGATGAAGAGACGATGCGGTCTCTGGTGGAGGAAATTATCCACAAAGATGTAGATGCTGTTTATTTCACAAGCAAACCTCAAGGCCGGTTTCTAATGGATTTCGCAAGAAAGTATGGCGCAGCAGAACAAGTGACACAAGCTTTTTCCGACCATGTTGTTGCTTTAGCAATAGGAAAGGTAACAGCACAGGCTTTGAAGGAAGAGGGAATAGAAAGACTGGTTGTGCCTGACCACGAGCGGATGGGCAGCGCCATTGTGGAGCTTGGGAACTATTATGAAGAAATGAAGGGATGA